In one Apostichopus japonicus isolate 1M-3 chromosome 18, ASM3797524v1, whole genome shotgun sequence genomic region, the following are encoded:
- the LOC139959106 gene encoding uncharacterized protein: MARIIICCLVICLAVVFSEACPGTSSQISYSRPGLSPVQFEISEQGGSDPKSLYFDIETGVLELRDTPSVPERHGRDVDSQKNSIFKSIDMNGNQYIEICEWVEEGGSAINFVAFLSDDDTDGDEKISWQEFQAVKV; encoded by the exons ATGGCTCGTATTATCATCTGTTGTCTGGTCATTTGTCTTGCGGTTGTATTTAGTGAGGCCTGCCCGGGAACAAGTTCACAGATCTCATATTCGAGACCAGGTTTGAGTCCAGTTCAGTTTGAAATTTCAGAACAAGGTGGCTCTGATCCCAAGTCATTATATTTCGACATTGAAACTGGTGTACTCGAACTTAGAGATACACCATCAGTTCCAGAACG GCATGGTCGCGACGTTGACAGTCAAAAAAACTCAATCTTTAAGTCGATTGACATGAACGGTAATCAATACATCGAAATCTGTGAATGGGTGGAAGAGGGCGGATCAGCCATAAACTTCGTTGCGTTTCTCTCAGACGATGACACTGATG GTGACGAGAAGATCTCTTGGCAAGAATTCCAAGCTGTGAAGGTCTAA